TATACATAGTGAGAGTTGTTAGTGTGTAGAGTTTGGGGCCTGTAACCAACAAGGGGAAAGGGGACCAACACTATTATCTTGCATACTACCACAACTACCACCTGAAGTATTATACAAAAGTTGAGAACTACGTTTTTCAAAGTCCTGATGACCACCTTGGATTTGTGTTTACCAAATGGGAATGAAATACTAAGTAATGGCCAGTGAAATACTTCCATATTTCCACTCTAGTAACTTTTGAAACCAGTATTTTTCTACTTTAAACATGCTTTTAATGGACAGCTTAAAGCTTAAGGATGCAAAACATCTAACAAATGGTGCGACTGTACCAAGTATGATTCCGATAGATTGTACTATGAAAATACCTAACGTTGACCTATTATATGCGGAATCATAGGGTTTAGTTGGATTTGTCACCGGATCTGCACATAAAGCAATTGTCCACAACACAGTAAGACCGTGCAAGAGAAAGGTTAAAACACATATTACCCCAGAAGCAGTGGTTGTCACAGAGCATGCTGAGATGAATTGGGGGCTGCCACTTCCTGCCATGATCCAGTACTTGCTCACTTGCTGGTGTAGCTTCTCAACGGTTAATAACTTTCCGGTTGAGTGAAGGTTGTCTTTTTCATGAACTTCTTGGTATTTTAGTTCTATAATTTGTTTGGATTTTAGGATCGCTAAAGATGAAGATACAAGTATTATCAACAAGAGCAACAAAGCCACATCGAGTATGGCTATTGTTTTCATTACCTGATCATTAAGAGACCATAATTccgttgcctcatattcaaagTCATATACATCTTTAAGTAATTCAATATCAAACTTATTGTTGGGAATATTTCCAACAACACTAGTAGATATTTGGATGCAAATATTTACCACCAAGGTTATTACTAGAACACCCAAAGCTATGACGTTTGTCAAAAGCTCATTGCTGTTCATGGTTGCTAAAGAAGGCAAGAAATTAGCCATTATAGGGCACATAAAGGCGATGCTTCCGAGCTTTGCCACTTGGTCCACAACACCAGGCATAGAACCACTTAGATCCACTGGTAACTTCATCGCTACAGTTATCCCGGCGAGAGTAACAGCATTAAGAGGAAAGTATTTAACCGGGAACCATAGCTTTTTGCTCCGAAAACCATGTACTAAATCAAACCCCATTGCAATGATGCAAAACAGGGATGCGAAAAGGATGTAGTACCCAATCACTTCCAGAGGTTCGCCATACTTTTTCTCCAGATCTGATTCATATATAGAGATCTTGAACCTTGTCAAGTTTCTTACAACATCGTCAGGAGTTTTGGTTTGGTTTAGTCGATCCATAAGATCGAGGTATTCTAATGTATTAGTGAAAACCATAACTATGTTCCTAGCTTCCCAGGAAAGAAATGAGTTTTTGATCAAGATACGTTGAAGTTGGGATTAGTTTTGAGAAAGAGTTGAGTATAACTTGTAGTATTACAAACCatgtatatatatagagagaaagAACAGAGAATGAAGGACTTAAGACCATAATTAATTAAGGGAAAATCACTAAATATGTAATTGAAGAAGACATTTGACAATTGTAAGTAGTAACATTTGAGTTTTGTCTCCCAAACCAAAGATCCAACCTGTATTGATATAACCTATTTTAACATGTTATCTAACTCGTCTATATTACCTGTATCTCGTGTAACATGCCATATATAATTTTTCCTGCTACTTACTTTCATCTTGGTGTTGTCAACTCACTCAGGGGCGGATCCAGCCCATATTTGTGGGTTTCCAGAAACCCAGTGCGTTtggaaaaaatggaaaaaaaataataagaacCTTAtagaatttagaaaaaaatagtgagaattgaAGAAAAATTAACCCATTACAATAAAATCCTGTATCACTATTTACTAAAAGGAACTCACTTTCAAGGTCCCACTAAGTGGAATACTTTCTGGTCACTCATAAGTGGAATACTTTAACTTTAGCATTCCCTCGTCACTCATAATTAAGTGGAATACTTTCTGGTCCCAATATGTGCTATTTAGTAATTCTTGTATTTTTAATAATTCTACATACTGTATATAAGGGTAACATATTTTGTATCAGTTTCTTAATTTAAAGGTTTATAGGATGAATATGGTATGATATAAGACACATGCCTCTTAGAGGGGAGACTGCTCGAGATTTTAAGTAGGTTTATTTAAATAcgtgtttttttgtttttttttttcgtgttttttttttttttttttttttttttttttttttttttttttttttttttttttttttttttgctttaaaTGCATCTCATCGGTCAATTATTGGGGCAGATGCTTTTTAGAAGTGTTTTCAACGTAGTGTTAATAAAGTTTGGAATGTTGTCCCAACTTTAATTTATCAAAATCAAATCATTAGATCATTAGCCTGGGAGGAAAATAGTTACAGTTATGGCTTACAACTCAACACTTAATTATCTCAATCTTGTGCGTTGACTCGCGGATGCAAGATACCATGTTCCTGAAGATATTAAATCTTCGTTGATGGGTTATGCTAAGTCTGTATACCAGTCAGATCTGGAAAACAGGTACAGCGAACCTATGGTATGGATTGGGATATATACATCGCTTTAGCATCTCTGTGTTGCATCCTTGCAATGCTGGCTGATTTGCTACATGGTTTAAAAAACAGAAAGCTATGGATTCCGTGCAAGTACTTTACTATTAATGCTGCTTCTCTAACTGTAATAGCTGTTGCAATGAAGCTACCGGTGGATCTAACCGGTCCGATGCCTGGGGTTGTGGACCAATTGGCAAAGCTTGGAAGCATGGCATTTATGTGCAACATGATGGCTAATTTATTGGTGTGGTTCGATGAAAGTTTCTTGTTATGACATTATTCTCCCTGTGTTTACAATCTACATTCTTTGGTAATCTCAAGAAAAACATCAAGAATATTGTGGATGATCATGT
The sequence above is drawn from the Helianthus annuus cultivar XRQ/B chromosome 12, HanXRQr2.0-SUNRISE, whole genome shotgun sequence genome and encodes:
- the LOC110892302 gene encoding uncharacterized protein LOC110892302, yielding MVFTNTLEYLDLMDRLNQTKTPDDVVRNLTRFKISIYESDLEKKYGEPLEVIGYYILFASLFCIIAMGFDLVHGFRSKKLWFPVKYFPLNAVTLAGITVAMKLPVDLSGSMPGVVDQVAKLGSIAFMCPIMANFLPSLATMNSNELLTNVIALGVLVITLVVNICIQISTSVVGNIPNNKFDIELLKDVYDFEYEATELWSLNDQVMKTIAILDVALLLLLIILVSSSLAILKSKQIIELKYQEVHEKDNLHSTGKLLTVEKLHQQVSKYWIMAGSGSPQFISACSVTTTASGVICVLTFLLHGLTVLWTIALCADPVTNPTKPYDSAYNRSTLGIFIVQSIGIILGTVAPFVRCFASLSFKLSIKSMFKVEKYWFQKLLEWKYGSISLAIT